The proteins below are encoded in one region of Tsuneonella sp. CC-YZS046:
- a CDS encoding SDR family oxidoreductase, translating to MIRLLVTGGKGMLGRALAEHVASLSGATFSAPGRDELDVRDADALLNAASQARGGWIAHCAATVDVEGCAREPDAAREIIVEGTRNVVRAARAAGARLFYPQSFLVYDGASNPIPEDETPQPLSLYGKLKLEAEQVIRAEMDDALIVRMAGFFGGEEIDKNFVGRIIPAMAAAMERGETRFDIGDRVWQPTWTRDLAENSIQMMLADKRGIYQMACHGQASFAELAQEIVAALGWEDRLRIERVEAASVSGNELGKRPDIAVLSCTRLREDRLDLQRDWRATIHAYLRHPYFDRYRLKGA from the coding sequence ATGATCCGATTGCTGGTTACAGGGGGAAAGGGAATGCTCGGCCGCGCATTGGCGGAGCACGTCGCCTCCTTGTCGGGCGCAACTTTCTCCGCACCGGGCCGTGATGAGCTGGATGTCCGGGATGCGGATGCCCTGCTGAACGCCGCGTCCCAGGCAAGGGGCGGATGGATCGCGCATTGCGCAGCCACGGTCGATGTCGAAGGCTGCGCGCGCGAACCCGATGCGGCTCGCGAGATCATCGTCGAAGGCACCCGCAATGTCGTCCGCGCGGCCAGAGCCGCCGGCGCCCGCCTTTTTTATCCCCAATCCTTCCTCGTCTATGACGGGGCTAGCAACCCGATCCCCGAAGACGAAACGCCACAGCCGCTTTCGCTCTATGGCAAGCTCAAGCTCGAAGCGGAGCAAGTCATCCGCGCCGAAATGGACGATGCGCTGATCGTCCGCATGGCCGGCTTCTTCGGCGGCGAGGAGATCGACAAGAATTTCGTCGGACGCATCATTCCCGCAATGGCCGCCGCGATGGAGCGCGGCGAGACCCGGTTCGACATCGGCGACAGGGTATGGCAGCCGACCTGGACCCGCGACCTCGCCGAGAACAGCATCCAGATGATGCTGGCGGATAAGCGCGGCATCTACCAGATGGCTTGCCATGGCCAGGCGAGTTTTGCCGAGCTGGCGCAGGAAATCGTTGCGGCATTGGGCTGGGAAGACCGTCTCCGCATCGAACGAGTGGAGGCCGCCAGCGTGTCGGGTAACGAACTGGGCAAGCGCCCGGACATAGCCGTGCTCAGTTGCACGCGCCTGCGCGAAGATCGACTGGATCTGCAACGCGACTGGCGCGCCACCATCCATGCCTATCTGCGGCATCCCTATTTCGACCGCTATCGTCTGAAAGGCGCCTGA
- a CDS encoding alkene reductase produces the protein MPDLFAPLDKPGFIKLRNRSVMSAMSRSFADKQHRATDQMRAYYEKRALGGAGLILTEGTIIHPSGDGWVDVPYIATDEHAAAWRPVVDAVHAAGGAIACQLWHMGRISHSDFTGDAPVSSTNRAAAGVNRQNNKPYDEPRALEISEMPVVYGYFADAAARALDAGFDAVELHMGHGYLADQFLDAQVNDRIDIYGGSVENRCRFALELVEKVLAKVPAERVIARISPSRFMGGLYEWPDLDEMLAYFIPALEQRGLRALDVSCANSPYAETSGRMVRKIRPIFSGVLMAGASLSLEDAERELADGAIDCVTWGRAFIANPDLADRFRTGAELTPFDDSMRATLV, from the coding sequence ATGCCCGATCTGTTCGCCCCTCTCGACAAGCCCGGCTTTATCAAGCTGCGCAATCGCAGCGTGATGTCCGCAATGAGCCGCAGCTTCGCGGACAAGCAGCACCGCGCGACGGACCAGATGCGCGCCTATTACGAAAAGCGTGCACTGGGCGGCGCGGGGCTTATCTTGACCGAAGGCACGATCATCCATCCGAGCGGCGACGGCTGGGTCGACGTGCCTTATATCGCGACCGACGAACATGCCGCCGCGTGGCGTCCTGTGGTCGATGCCGTCCATGCCGCGGGCGGCGCCATCGCCTGCCAGCTGTGGCACATGGGCCGGATTTCGCATTCCGATTTCACCGGAGACGCTCCGGTCAGCTCGACCAATCGGGCGGCCGCGGGCGTCAATCGCCAGAACAACAAGCCCTATGACGAGCCGCGCGCGCTGGAGATCAGCGAAATGCCGGTGGTCTATGGCTATTTCGCGGATGCTGCCGCGCGGGCGCTCGATGCGGGATTCGACGCGGTCGAACTGCACATGGGCCATGGCTATCTGGCAGACCAGTTCCTGGACGCACAAGTGAACGACCGGATCGATATCTATGGCGGATCGGTCGAAAATCGCTGCCGGTTCGCGCTGGAACTGGTCGAAAAGGTGCTGGCAAAGGTGCCTGCCGAACGCGTGATCGCCCGTATTTCGCCTTCGCGCTTCATGGGCGGCCTGTATGAATGGCCCGATCTGGACGAAATGCTCGCCTATTTCATCCCGGCGCTGGAGCAACGCGGATTGCGCGCGCTGGATGTAAGCTGCGCCAATTCTCCCTATGCCGAAACATCGGGCCGCATGGTGCGCAAGATCCGCCCGATCTTCTCCGGCGTGTTGATGGCAGGGGCCTCGCTCTCCCTGGAAGATGCGGAACGGGAACTGGCGGATGGCGCGATCGATTGCGTGACCTGGGGCCGCGCCTTCATCGCCAACCCCGATCTGGCCGATCGCTTCCGCACCGGGGCTGAACTGACGCCCTTCGATGATTCCATGCGCGCCACGCTCGTCTGA
- the rfbH gene encoding lipopolysaccharide biosynthesis protein RfbH: MTDVKQLDPRNIPDDCDEGQLRSLILDLTGEYARRFHTTKPFLPGESAVPVSGKVYGDTDMRHLVDSALDFWLTTGRFNEQFEARLAERLGVAHALTTNSGSSANLLALSTLTSHYFRGDALKPGDEVITVATGFPTTVNPSLQYGLVPVFVDVDIPTYNIRPEMIEAAVSDRTRAIMIAHTLGNPFDLGEVIRVAEKHNLWVVEDCCDALGATYDGKGVGTFGHIGTLSFYPAHHITMGEGGAVFTDKPRLKRVIESMRDWGRDCWCAPGMDNTCGKRFSRRLGSLPEGYDHKYTYSHAGYNLKITDMQAAVGLAQLDRLDGFIAARARNFAILTELLRPLEDVLILPQATPNSEPSWFGYPITIRPGANIDREDLVRHLNDMKIGTRLLFGGNLLRQPYMKGRDYRVVGSLENADLVTTNTFWIGLFPGLTEAHLSYAAETIGKFIRG; the protein is encoded by the coding sequence ATGACCGACGTCAAACAGCTCGATCCGAGGAACATTCCGGATGATTGCGATGAAGGGCAGTTGCGGTCCCTGATCCTCGATCTGACCGGCGAATATGCGCGTCGCTTCCACACTACCAAGCCCTTCCTTCCGGGCGAAAGCGCCGTTCCGGTCTCCGGCAAGGTCTATGGCGACACCGACATGCGCCATCTGGTCGACAGCGCGCTGGATTTCTGGCTGACCACTGGGCGCTTCAACGAACAGTTCGAGGCCCGGCTGGCGGAACGGCTGGGCGTGGCCCATGCCCTCACAACCAATTCCGGCTCCTCGGCCAATCTGCTGGCGCTCTCGACGCTGACCTCCCATTATTTCCGGGGCGACGCGCTCAAGCCCGGGGACGAGGTAATCACTGTCGCCACCGGCTTTCCGACCACGGTCAATCCATCGCTGCAATACGGGCTGGTGCCCGTTTTCGTCGATGTCGACATTCCGACATACAATATCAGGCCGGAAATGATCGAAGCGGCAGTCAGCGACAGGACCCGCGCGATCATGATCGCGCATACGCTGGGCAATCCCTTCGACCTTGGCGAGGTGATACGCGTTGCCGAGAAGCACAATCTCTGGGTGGTCGAGGATTGCTGCGACGCGCTGGGCGCGACTTACGACGGCAAAGGCGTGGGCACCTTCGGCCATATCGGGACGCTCAGCTTCTATCCTGCCCACCACATCACCATGGGCGAAGGCGGCGCGGTCTTCACGGACAAGCCCCGCCTCAAGCGGGTGATCGAATCCATGCGTGACTGGGGCCGGGATTGCTGGTGCGCGCCCGGCATGGACAATACCTGCGGCAAGCGCTTTTCTCGGCGTCTCGGCTCCCTGCCCGAGGGTTACGACCATAAATACACCTACAGCCATGCCGGCTACAATCTGAAGATAACCGACATGCAGGCGGCTGTCGGCCTGGCCCAGTTGGACCGGCTCGATGGGTTCATCGCCGCCCGTGCGCGCAATTTCGCCATCCTGACCGAATTGCTACGCCCGCTGGAGGATGTGCTGATCCTGCCGCAGGCGACACCGAACAGCGAACCGTCATGGTTCGGCTATCCTATCACCATCCGCCCGGGCGCGAATATCGACCGCGAAGATCTGGTCCGCCACCTCAACGACATGAAGATCGGCACCCGCCTGCTGTTCGGCGGCAACCTGCTGCGTCAGCCCTATATGAAGGGCCGCGATTATCGCGTGGTCGGCAGTCTCGAAAATGCCGACCTGGTGACGACCAACACCTTCTGGATCGGCCTCTTCCCCGGCCTGACGGAGGCGCATCTGTCTTACGCAGCCGAAACCATCGGCAAGTTTATCCGCGGTTGA
- a CDS encoding NAD(P)-dependent oxidoreductase yields the protein MLPFPPDARFVLTGPSGWIGSATLAALASRAGGPLGGRVIAFASAGRSMELPSGERLAVRDLRSIGPEDVDGAHVIHLAYLTREKVEEIGERQFTDTNLAIDDALLAALSGARPASLFVASSGAAALAARGVDLHPYGLVKLRQEARFLEWSRKSGVPAIAGRIFNIAGPHINKHEAYAISNFILQAQRQREIAVQARIPVFRSFLHVNDLSNLIIEAGLRGVGRQRPIDLCGGEVLEMGDVAALVAAALGNVPVRREPVDHGSSSAYLGDFTDTRILAMELGIDLLPLSLQVESTIEWLADSGTKAACHATGE from the coding sequence ATGCTTCCCTTCCCCCCCGATGCGCGCTTCGTGCTGACCGGCCCTTCAGGCTGGATCGGCAGCGCCACACTCGCCGCTCTGGCGAGCCGGGCGGGTGGGCCACTGGGGGGACGGGTGATCGCCTTCGCCTCGGCCGGGCGGAGCATGGAACTGCCGTCGGGGGAACGCCTTGCGGTACGCGACCTTCGCTCGATCGGGCCGGAAGATGTCGATGGCGCGCATGTCATTCACCTCGCCTATCTCACCAGGGAGAAGGTCGAGGAAATCGGCGAAAGGCAATTCACCGACACCAATCTGGCTATCGACGACGCATTGCTGGCGGCCCTTTCCGGCGCACGGCCGGCCAGTCTGTTCGTCGCCTCTTCCGGCGCTGCGGCGCTGGCGGCGCGCGGCGTGGACCTCCATCCCTATGGCCTCGTCAAGCTGCGGCAGGAAGCGCGCTTCCTGGAATGGAGCAGGAAATCCGGCGTTCCGGCCATCGCAGGGCGGATCTTCAATATCGCCGGGCCGCATATCAACAAGCATGAGGCCTATGCCATTTCCAATTTCATTTTGCAGGCGCAGAGGCAGCGCGAAATCGCGGTGCAGGCACGAATCCCGGTTTTTCGGTCCTTCCTGCATGTGAACGATTTGAGCAACCTCATCATCGAGGCGGGCCTGCGGGGCGTTGGCCGCCAAAGGCCGATCGACCTGTGCGGCGGTGAGGTGCTGGAAATGGGAGACGTCGCCGCCCTGGTCGCCGCGGCGCTCGGCAATGTTCCGGTCCGGCGCGAGCCGGTCGATCATGGCTCTTCAAGCGCCTATCTCGGAGATTTTACGGATACTAGGATACTGGCGATGGAACTGGGGATCGACCTGCTGCCGCTGTCGTTGCAGGTTGAAAGCACCATCGAATGGCTGGCCGATTCCGGCACGAAAGCCGCCTGCCACGCTACAGGAGAATGA
- a CDS encoding thiamine pyrophosphate-binding protein, translated as MANIRVADLIARILVEHGVTDCFMLTGGGAMHLNDAFGREAGLRKIYTHHEQAAAIAAESYCRLSNRPALVNVTTGPGGVNALNGVYGAYVDSIAMVVVSGQVKRENCAPNFPIPLRQLGDQEVDIVSMVRGITKYAVRLDNPLDARKVTEKAIYLATRGRPGPVWIDVPIDVQAAPVDPDVLEPFDPASLEHDGEAPNNQAELGALHGAALDAEVAAMLAELCAAERPVVLAGAGVRISGQHERFLTFVERLGVPVVTGWNAHDVMPDSHPLFVGRPGSVGDRGGNFAVQTADYVLVLGSRLNIRQISYNWDSFARNGKVAMVDIDNAELAKPTLSLHRPIHADLRDFFAAAERLPLPNDNRAEARAAYLARSRARCEQYPVVLPEYWSDEGPINPYVFGKILFDVLEEDEVIVTGDGTACVTVFQAAGIKPGQRLYTNSGCASMGYDLPGAIGAYFAVTPRRIICLAGDGSIMMNLQELQTIVGLNLPIKIFVLNNDGYHSIRQAQQNHFADNIVGCGPDSGLTFPDFQRLATGFGISSSRVGRDADLADAIRASLATEGPHICEVMIDKGQQFAPKLSSRRLEDGSMVSSPLEDMVPFLSDEALAEAMAPCGTLR; from the coding sequence ATGGCCAATATCCGCGTTGCCGACCTGATCGCCCGCATACTGGTCGAGCATGGAGTGACCGACTGCTTCATGCTCACCGGGGGGGGCGCCATGCATCTGAATGACGCCTTCGGTCGCGAGGCCGGGTTGCGCAAGATCTACACACACCACGAACAAGCTGCCGCGATCGCGGCGGAAAGCTATTGCCGGCTGTCGAACCGGCCCGCGCTGGTGAACGTCACCACCGGGCCGGGGGGCGTCAATGCACTGAACGGCGTTTATGGCGCCTATGTCGATTCAATTGCGATGGTCGTCGTATCGGGCCAGGTGAAGCGAGAGAACTGCGCCCCCAATTTTCCAATCCCGCTGCGCCAGCTGGGCGATCAGGAAGTCGATATCGTGTCGATGGTGCGGGGCATCACGAAATATGCGGTGAGGCTCGATAATCCCCTCGATGCCCGCAAAGTGACGGAGAAGGCGATCTATCTCGCCACGCGCGGACGGCCCGGCCCGGTGTGGATCGACGTGCCGATCGATGTGCAGGCCGCGCCGGTTGATCCCGACGTGCTGGAGCCCTTCGATCCGGCTTCGCTCGAGCATGATGGCGAAGCGCCCAACAACCAGGCGGAACTGGGCGCGCTTCACGGCGCGGCGCTCGATGCAGAAGTCGCCGCGATGCTGGCCGAACTGTGCGCGGCGGAACGGCCGGTGGTGCTGGCTGGCGCTGGCGTGCGCATTTCCGGGCAGCATGAACGATTTCTCACGTTCGTCGAGCGGCTGGGCGTGCCCGTCGTCACCGGCTGGAATGCCCATGACGTCATGCCGGACAGCCATCCGCTGTTCGTCGGCCGCCCCGGATCGGTAGGGGACCGCGGCGGGAATTTCGCGGTGCAGACCGCCGATTACGTGCTGGTGCTGGGGTCGCGGCTGAACATCCGGCAGATCAGCTATAATTGGGACAGCTTCGCTCGCAACGGCAAGGTGGCGATGGTCGACATCGACAATGCCGAGCTTGCCAAGCCGACGCTGTCGCTGCATCGCCCCATTCATGCCGACCTGCGGGATTTCTTCGCAGCGGCAGAGCGCCTCCCCTTGCCGAACGACAATCGCGCCGAAGCGCGGGCGGCCTATCTGGCGCGCAGCCGGGCCAGATGCGAACAATATCCAGTGGTGCTCCCCGAATACTGGTCGGACGAAGGCCCGATCAATCCCTATGTGTTCGGCAAGATACTGTTCGATGTGCTGGAGGAAGACGAAGTGATCGTGACCGGCGACGGCACGGCCTGCGTCACCGTGTTCCAGGCTGCTGGCATCAAGCCCGGACAACGGCTCTACACCAATTCGGGCTGCGCCTCGATGGGATATGACCTGCCGGGCGCGATCGGGGCTTACTTCGCCGTCACCCCGCGCCGCATCATCTGCCTGGCGGGGGACGGCAGCATCATGATGAACCTGCAGGAGCTGCAGACCATCGTGGGGCTTAATTTACCGATCAAGATCTTCGTTCTCAACAATGACGGCTATCATTCGATCCGGCAGGCCCAGCAGAATCATTTCGCGGATAATATCGTGGGATGCGGCCCTGACAGCGGCCTTACCTTCCCCGATTTCCAGCGTCTTGCGACCGGGTTCGGCATTTCCTCCTCGCGCGTGGGCCGCGACGCGGATCTGGCTGACGCCATACGCGCCTCTCTCGCAACCGAGGGGCCGCATATCTGCGAGGTGATGATCGACAAGGGGCAGCAGTTTGCTCCCAAGCTGTCGTCGCGCCGGCTGGAGGACGGATCGATGGTGTCGTCCCCGCTGGAAGATATGGTTCCATTTCTTTCGGACGAGGCGCTGGCGGAAGCCATGGCGCCTTGCGGAACGCTGCGATGA
- a CDS encoding HAD family hydrolase — protein sequence MTRHLIFDLDGTLVDSCAICVDILNEMLRSRGVDHAIDPRFARSYMSQGGQMMVAALLGPACGDPAEDLADFRNRYARMKTPATALFPLVADSLRKLQGMGFILSICSNKPQNLCEQVLRDTGIDDLFAIVVGGRPDLQPKPATDLLEYAMKRLGAAPGECMYVGDSELDYQVAAMLRVPFKFLTYGYAADGWRPADSDCFDCFGALCDGIAVAGRRGIGYGMVARTGGHHEAYQPGHHAGIIRNKVY from the coding sequence ATGACCCGTCATCTCATCTTCGATCTCGATGGCACGCTGGTCGACAGCTGCGCCATCTGCGTCGACATATTGAACGAAATGCTCCGGAGCCGGGGGGTCGATCACGCGATCGATCCACGCTTCGCCCGCTCATACATGAGCCAGGGGGGCCAGATGATGGTCGCCGCGCTGTTGGGTCCCGCCTGCGGCGATCCGGCCGAAGATCTGGCCGATTTTCGCAACCGTTACGCCCGGATGAAGACGCCTGCGACGGCCTTGTTCCCTCTTGTGGCAGATAGTCTGCGAAAGCTGCAAGGGATGGGCTTTATCCTCTCCATTTGCTCCAACAAGCCGCAGAATCTGTGCGAGCAGGTGCTGCGCGACACGGGTATCGACGATCTGTTCGCCATTGTCGTGGGAGGACGGCCCGACCTGCAACCCAAACCGGCGACTGATCTGCTGGAATACGCCATGAAGCGCTTGGGCGCGGCGCCGGGCGAATGCATGTATGTCGGCGACAGCGAGCTTGACTATCAGGTTGCCGCAATGCTGCGCGTGCCTTTCAAGTTCCTGACTTACGGTTATGCTGCCGATGGCTGGCGCCCTGCCGATAGCGATTGCTTCGACTGTTTCGGCGCCCTTTGCGATGGGATCGCCGTTGCTGGCCGGAGGGGTATTGGTTATGGCATGGTTGCCAGAACTGGAGGTCATCACGAAGCCTATCAGCCGGGCCATCACGCGGGCATCATTCGGAACAAGGTGTATTGA
- a CDS encoding SLBB domain-containing protein, with protein MNERDRKLKPGMRVYRTIGGLITALALANLAALPVQAQLLPEGSRNGIPSGSPISNQSDSDSRRDDRDTAPVPPGSATPDYRIEPVEVRGSDPAVIRALTAEPNPRQKAPPPPNEFEQFVQFHTGKNLPRFGKQLLLPDNRDYAVAATATVPPDYILNVGDVVTISMTGSIEGSLDKEIDTNGRIFLPRVGMVQLAGVPYGDLKSVISAAIGTQYRGYTVSVGIRALRGIRVYVTGFANNPGSYTVSSLSTMANAVLAAGGPSAGGSFRSIQLLRNNEVIREFDLYDFVLNGSKADDAILQNEDVIRIAPVGNEIAVTGSVNNEAIYEIKLGETLENLLSFAGGPNSLADRSRLMLYSVTDFDGLGVREIPRAEAATLLAQGGDIVQVLSEGTLIRSISKQAVLVRVEGEVARPGNYYVPANTEMNEVIAQAGGLTPRAYVYGTKLERVSVRMQQRESYLAAIDQMEVSLAAAPLTAGQLGAGNDRGAQMAAAKAVLERLRQAEPDGRVVLDLPPTASALPHSFVLENNDRIVIPPRPTTVGVFGAVYRPASFSIDDSRPATIKSYLKRAGGPLRSADRGEIFVVRANGEVISKRAGALGQPALPGDVVFVPVKTQSSGFWAKLRDISTIIFQLGLSAAAFITVTK; from the coding sequence ATGAACGAGCGTGACAGGAAACTGAAACCCGGAATGCGAGTTTATCGCACGATCGGAGGCCTGATCACCGCATTGGCCCTCGCAAATCTGGCGGCCTTGCCCGTTCAGGCGCAGCTACTGCCGGAAGGTTCGCGCAACGGCATTCCTTCGGGATCGCCTATATCGAACCAATCGGATTCCGATAGCAGAAGGGACGACCGGGATACGGCGCCTGTCCCGCCCGGCAGCGCGACCCCGGATTACCGGATCGAGCCGGTAGAGGTGCGTGGTTCGGACCCGGCGGTGATCCGCGCGCTCACGGCCGAGCCTAATCCACGTCAGAAAGCTCCGCCGCCGCCCAACGAGTTCGAGCAATTCGTCCAGTTCCATACCGGCAAGAACCTTCCCAGGTTCGGCAAGCAATTGCTACTGCCCGACAATCGCGATTATGCCGTGGCCGCGACCGCCACCGTGCCGCCCGACTATATCCTGAACGTCGGCGATGTCGTGACCATCTCCATGACAGGCTCGATCGAGGGTAGCCTGGACAAGGAAATCGACACCAACGGCCGCATCTTCTTGCCACGCGTGGGCATGGTGCAGTTGGCCGGCGTTCCATATGGCGATCTTAAATCGGTCATTTCCGCCGCTATCGGCACCCAATATCGTGGCTATACGGTCAGCGTCGGCATCCGGGCGCTGCGCGGGATCCGCGTTTATGTGACGGGCTTTGCCAATAACCCCGGCTCTTACACCGTGAGCAGCCTGTCGACGATGGCAAACGCGGTGCTGGCTGCGGGCGGGCCTTCGGCTGGCGGGAGCTTCCGGTCCATCCAGCTGCTGCGCAACAACGAAGTCATCCGCGAGTTTGATCTTTACGATTTCGTCCTTAACGGCAGCAAGGCGGATGACGCGATCCTGCAGAATGAGGATGTCATCCGCATTGCCCCGGTCGGCAATGAAATTGCCGTCACCGGCAGCGTGAACAACGAAGCGATTTACGAAATCAAGCTAGGCGAGACGCTGGAAAACCTGCTCAGCTTCGCGGGCGGCCCCAACAGTCTGGCGGACCGTTCGCGCCTGATGCTTTACAGCGTGACGGATTTCGACGGTCTGGGCGTGCGCGAGATACCGCGCGCCGAGGCCGCGACCCTGCTCGCCCAGGGCGGCGACATTGTGCAGGTCTTGTCGGAAGGCACCCTGATACGCTCGATATCGAAGCAGGCCGTTCTGGTCAGGGTGGAAGGCGAGGTTGCGCGACCGGGCAATTATTATGTTCCGGCCAACACCGAAATGAACGAGGTGATCGCGCAGGCGGGCGGCCTTACGCCGCGCGCCTATGTATACGGAACGAAGCTGGAGCGCGTTTCGGTGCGGATGCAACAGCGAGAGAGCTATCTCGCAGCGATCGACCAGATGGAAGTCTCTCTGGCGGCGGCGCCCCTGACAGCAGGCCAGCTGGGAGCCGGGAACGACCGTGGCGCCCAGATGGCGGCGGCGAAGGCAGTGCTCGAAAGACTGCGCCAAGCGGAGCCTGACGGCCGGGTGGTGCTCGACCTGCCGCCCACCGCCAGCGCGCTGCCCCATTCCTTCGTGCTGGAAAACAACGACCGTATTGTCATCCCCCCCCGCCCAACCACGGTGGGCGTGTTCGGCGCGGTGTATCGCCCGGCTTCGTTCTCGATCGACGACAGCCGCCCGGCCACGATTAAATCCTACCTCAAGCGGGCGGGCGGGCCGCTGCGCTCAGCCGATCGCGGCGAGATTTTCGTGGTGCGCGCCAATGGCGAGGTAATCTCCAAGCGGGCGGGCGCACTGGGTCAGCCCGCCTTGCCGGGCGATGTCGTATTCGTGCCGGTCAAGACGCAAAGCTCCGGCTTCTGGGCGAAGCTGCGCGATATCAGCACGATCATTTTCCAGCTCGGCCTGTCGGCCGCGGCTTTCATAACGGTTACCAAGTGA
- a CDS encoding glycosyltransferase family 2 protein: MTAQTIAIPDISVVIPCLNEEENAPAIAAAVTKVLENAGVSFDIIFIDNHSSDRTVEVIRELCARDPRIRLIVNTRNFGQMRSPTHGIFEARGRAVIGMCADFQDPPELLGAFVERWRAGTDIVLGVRETESTSLLLGWAREFSYAFVRKVGDYPVIRNATGFGLYDRRVVDAIKAIREPEPFFRGMLVETGYKIETIPYSRPIRRRGKSNNNFFTLLDFALSGLTSSSKKLLRAPFFIGAIAGIGAGLCLIGLIASLILGNFSWGWLAAFAAQAQLALLFIFMGLIGDQLRMVSERTRDVPLVFERERVNFPEGY, encoded by the coding sequence ATGACTGCCCAAACCATTGCCATCCCCGACATTTCGGTCGTCATTCCCTGCCTCAATGAAGAGGAAAATGCACCGGCCATCGCAGCGGCAGTGACCAAGGTGCTCGAGAATGCCGGGGTCAGCTTCGACATAATTTTCATCGACAATCATTCGTCCGACCGCACGGTCGAAGTGATCCGCGAATTATGCGCGCGCGACCCACGCATCCGACTGATCGTCAACACACGCAATTTCGGCCAGATGCGTTCGCCTACCCACGGCATTTTCGAAGCCCGTGGTCGCGCGGTGATCGGCATGTGCGCAGATTTTCAGGACCCTCCCGAACTGCTGGGCGCCTTCGTGGAGCGCTGGCGCGCCGGGACGGACATCGTGCTGGGCGTGCGGGAAACGGAATCGACATCGTTGTTGCTGGGTTGGGCGCGGGAATTTTCCTACGCCTTTGTCCGCAAGGTCGGCGACTATCCGGTCATTCGCAACGCGACCGGCTTTGGCCTCTATGACCGCAGGGTCGTGGATGCCATCAAGGCGATCAGGGAGCCGGAACCCTTTTTCCGGGGAATGCTGGTCGAAACGGGTTACAAGATCGAAACCATTCCCTATTCGCGGCCGATCCGCCGCAGGGGCAAATCCAACAACAATTTCTTCACCCTGCTGGATTTCGCGCTCTCGGGCCTCACCAGCTCATCGAAAAAGCTGCTGCGCGCGCCATTCTTCATCGGCGCTATCGCCGGGATCGGCGCCGGGCTTTGCCTGATCGGCCTGATCGCGAGCCTGATCCTGGGAAATTTCAGCTGGGGATGGCTCGCGGCATTCGCGGCGCAGGCGCAGTTGGCGCTGCTGTTCATTTTCATGGGCCTCATCGGGGACCAGCTGCGCATGGTGTCGGAACGCACCCGGGATGTGCCGCTGGTGTTCGAACGCGAGCGGGTAAACTTCCCGGAAGGCTATTGA
- a CDS encoding GtrA family protein has translation MPGATLSFRLWEIVRYYQAGAVNAAFGYGLYALLLWAGLGMYMAQLIAHILGVAFNYFTYSSHVFRGADPAKTRFAASYVVNYLISLCFLALVSLILKSPYAAGLAAIILTSAVNYLILKRLVFAPRKRG, from the coding sequence ATGCCCGGCGCCACACTTTCCTTCCGCCTGTGGGAAATTGTCCGCTATTATCAAGCGGGCGCGGTCAACGCCGCATTCGGCTACGGCCTCTATGCGCTCCTGCTGTGGGCAGGTCTTGGCATGTATATGGCGCAGCTGATCGCCCATATTCTGGGCGTTGCGTTCAACTATTTCACATATAGCAGCCATGTGTTCCGCGGCGCCGATCCGGCCAAGACACGCTTCGCGGCCTCTTATGTCGTAAACTACCTGATAAGCTTGTGCTTTCTGGCGCTGGTGAGCCTGATCCTCAAATCGCCTTACGCGGCGGGGCTGGCTGCGATCATCCTGACGTCTGCTGTCAATTACCTGATCCTCAAACGGCTGGTGTTCGCGCCCCGAAAAAGAGGCTGA
- a CDS encoding M23 family metallopeptidase encodes MKPLALTTALLALALIGSSPARADSGPTAAEGEREKFEELFQHWLDKEPAPRRSTSARRSITPLPGQTGDGGRASGVTSGMGMRVNPILGRQMFHAGVDLAAPAGKAVRATADGVVTRAGWSGGYGLLVVVRHANGYETRYAHMSRIRVAPGQSLAKGQVIGHVGSTGRSTGPHLHYEVRREGEPVDPKAYMGR; translated from the coding sequence ATGAAACCGCTGGCTCTGACCACAGCGCTCCTTGCCCTTGCCCTGATCGGTTCGAGTCCGGCACGGGCCGATTCCGGCCCAACCGCTGCCGAAGGCGAGAGAGAAAAGTTCGAGGAACTGTTTCAGCACTGGCTGGACAAGGAACCCGCGCCCCGGCGCTCAACATCCGCGCGGCGCAGCATCACCCCTCTGCCCGGGCAAACGGGCGATGGTGGCCGGGCAAGCGGCGTGACCAGCGGCATGGGGATGCGCGTCAATCCAATACTTGGCCGGCAAATGTTCCACGCCGGAGTCGATCTTGCGGCCCCGGCTGGCAAAGCCGTGCGCGCAACAGCCGATGGCGTTGTGACACGCGCAGGATGGTCGGGTGGGTATGGTCTGCTGGTGGTCGTCAGGCACGCCAATGGATATGAGACGCGCTATGCGCATATGTCCCGCATAAGAGTCGCCCCGGGCCAATCTTTAGCCAAGGGCCAGGTGATTGGTCACGTCGGCTCGACCGGCCGCTCCACCGGGCCCCATCTTCACTACGAAGTGCGACGCGAGGGGGAGCCAGTCGACCCAAAAGCCTATATGGGCAGGTAA